A section of the Hemitrygon akajei chromosome 8, sHemAka1.3, whole genome shotgun sequence genome encodes:
- the twist1a gene encoding twist-related protein 1a — translation MLEAIMQDEENSSVSPIESLSNSEDEGDRQQKKSVRKRRPSRKSGEETDSPASGKRGKKTDGSPQSFEELQTQRVMANVRERQRTQSLNEAFSALRKIIPTLPSDKLSKIQTLKLAARYIDFLYQVLQSDELDNKMSSCSYVAHERLSYAFSVWRMEGAWSMSASH, via the coding sequence ATGTTAGAGGCGATCATGCAGGACGAAGAGAACTCCTCGGTCTCTCCAATAGAGAGTCTGAGCAACAGCGAAGACGAAGGAGACAGGCAGCAGAAGAAAAGTGTCAGAAAGAGGCGACCGAGCAGGAAATCTGGCGAGGAAACAGATAGCCCTGCCTCGGGGAAAAGGGGCAAGAAAACGGACGGTAGCCCTCAGTCCTTCGAAGAACTGCAGACTCAGAGGGTCATGGCCAATGTAAGGGAGCGCCAGAGGACGCAGTCCCTAAACGAAGCTTTCTCCGCTCTGCGCAAAATTATTCCGACCCTCCCATCGGATAAACTGAGCAAAATCCAGACCCTCAAACTCGCGGCGCGTTACATCGATTTCCTTTACCAGGTCTTACAAAGCGACGAGCTGGACAACAAAATGTCGAGCTGCAGTTATGTGGCACACGAGAGACTTAGTTACGCGTTCTCAGTGTGGAGGATGGAAGGAGCGTGGTCAATGTCCGCATCACACTAG